In Fusarium fujikuroi IMI 58289 draft genome, chromosome FFUJ_chr08, one genomic interval encodes:
- a CDS encoding related to NAD kinase, whose protein sequence is MSRRSLLRGLTLLRPNSNQLPTCRFLTRPSTFTLAPQTCRLLSTTSTHQTSEIRSIAELPNRISPRYLQSTKPGSSLLSLNWPKPPRNLLIIHKLYSDAVVEAVVKFSTYLHNEYPEVSLVFEPRIAQSLKDRLDFPIYASDSRSNMADKIDIIATFGGDGTVLRAASLYKLHGSVPPILSFNMGTLGFLGEWDFREYKKAWRETFMSGSDVATREANYPRGDWDKTSPVSYTAWERHRGKSMGAQRASKVLLRHRIKADVFDPSGNNINHWLSDTLSSEAKTGAKALAVPHEPSPSLRAINEISVHRGSHPHLAIIDIYQNGHFLTETTADGILISTPTGSTAYSLSAGGPIVHPLVKSLLITPISPCSLSFRSLVLPLDTKVTLRMSRKNRGRELDLSIDGKRCAGVSPGTEIRVEGEFVGRAGPGEEWHGGVPCMIRTEDDDPWVGGLTGLLKFNHPFGREPGGDDYAD, encoded by the coding sequence ATGTCTAGAAGGTCCCTCTTACGAGGCCTGACCCTCTTGAGGCCCAATAGCAATCAACTACCGACATGCCGCTTTTTGACTCGGCCATCCACATTCACTCTGGCACCACAAACATGCCGTCTtctatcaacaacctcgaccCATCAAACATCCGAGATTCGCAGCATCGCAGAACTCCCGAATAGAATAAGCCCACGCTATCTCCAGAGCACAAAGCCCGGATCGTCGCTATTATCACTGAACTGGCCCAAACCCCCTCGAAATCTCCTTATCATCCACAAGCTCTACTCAGATGCCGTCGTCGAGGCTGTCGTCAAATTCTCGACCTACCTCCATAATGAATATCCAGAAGTCAGCCTCGTGTTCGAGCCACGCATTGCCCAATCGTTAAAAGATCGTCTCGATTTTCCCATTTATGCTTCAGACTCTCGATCCAATATGGCAGACAAGATTGACATCATTGCGACCTTCGGGGGCGATGGTACTGTCCTACGAGCTGCAAGTCTCTACAAGCTCCATGGCTCTGTCCCTCCAATTCTATCGTTCAATATGGGAACACTAGGCTTCCTTGGGGAGTGGGATTTCAGAGAGTACAAAAAAGCTTGGAGGGAGACGTTTATGAGTGGCAGTGACGTCGCTACCCGTGAGGCCAACTACCCTCGAGGTGATTGGGACAAGACAAGTCCAGTGTCATACACAGCATGGGAAAGGCATAGGGGTAAAAGCATGGGAGCCCAACGAGCATCGAAGGTGTTACTCCGTCACCgcatcaaggctgatgtgTTTGATCCGTCTGGCAACAATATCAATCATTGGTTGTCAGATACTTTGTCAAGCGAGGCAAAGACAGGTGCGAAGGCGCTAGCGGTGCCTCACgagccatcaccatcactgaGAGCTATCAACGAGATCTCGGTGCATCGGGGTTCTCATCCCCATCTAGCTATCATTGATATCTACCAGAATGGTCACTTTCTTACAGAAACCACTGCTGATGGTATCTTGATCAGCACCCCTACAGGCTCAACGGCATACAGTCTAAGTGCAGGTGGTCCAATTGTTCATCCACTTGTCAAGTCGCTCCTCATTACACCCATCAGTCCTTGCAGTCTAAGCTTCCGATCCCTGGTGCTCCCGCTAGACACCAAGGTCACCCTACGAATGAGTCGCAAGAACCGTGGCCGTGAGCTTGACCTGAGTATTGATGGCAAGAGGTGTGCGGGAGTGTCGCCAGGGACAGAGATTCGGGTAGAAGGCGAGTTCGTTGGACGAGCTGGTCCTGGGGAGGAGTGGCATGGCGGTGTACCATGTATGATCAGgactgaggatgatgatcctTGGGTGGGTGGCTTGACTGGCCTACTCAAGTTCAATCATCCTTTTGGACGAGAACCTGGTGGAGACGATTATGCCGATTAG
- a CDS encoding related to acetyltransferase — MADTKTDGPPETVIPSPELLAGLAEKSLAEKQKPKPKEEHPSGKESYGALMQIVRGSLFALYFNTCCLIIFFTQLIGSPLYFVNRDWYYAYMAMTKQSFCLTTTSMTQIWGPTTIRISGDESVAGQIKLRPDGGVQFEFPERLVMIANHQIYTDWLYLWWIAYANSPGMHGHIYIILKESLKHIPFIGWGMRFYGFIFMSRKMASDQPRLAYRLNKLKQRKVDPNGKSYMDPMWLLLFPEGTNLSNNGRRKSAGWAAKNDLKDPDHVMLPRSTGMFFCLNELKGSIDYVYDCTVAYEGIPRGGFGEEYFGLVSTYFQGRAPKSVNFHWRRFKISDMPLHDQKAFELWLREEWYKKDALMEEYLTTGRFPRMAGSKIDYIETEVKTRKPWEILQICAVVGTAALIWHNIKKSFSTVSSAFR, encoded by the exons ATGGCTGACACCAAAACCGATGGCCCACCGGAGACGGTGATCCCTTCGCCAGAGCTGCTTGCTGGTCTCGCTGAGAAGTCTTTAgcagagaagcagaagcccaAACCAAAGGAGGAGCATCCTTCgggaaaagaaagctatGGAGCTCTGATGCAGATTGTGCGCGGCTCCTTGTTCGCCCTATACTTCAACACATGTTGCTTGAT CATTTTCTTCACCCAACTTATCGGCTCTCCCCTGTACTTCGTCAATCGTGACTGGTACTACGCTTACATGGCTATGACGAAACAATCTTTTTGTCTTACGACAACTTCCATGACCCAAATCTGGGGCCCGACCACCATTCGAATCAGCGGTGACGAGTCGGTCGCCGGTCAGATCAAGCTGCGGCCCGATGGAGGAGTTCAGTTCGAGTTCCCTGAGCGTTTGGTGATGATTGCCAACCATCAA ATCTATACTGACTGGCTATATCTCTGGTGGATTGCTTACGCTAATTCTCCTGGCATGCATGGGCATATCTACATCATCCTCAAGGAATCCCTCAAGCACATCCCTTTCATTGGATGGGGAATGCGCTTCTACGGATTCATCTTCATGTCGCGAAAGATGGCCTCGGATCAGCCCCGTTTGGCCTACCGCCTCAACAAACTCAAGCAACGCAAGGTTGATCCCAATGGAAAGTCGTATATGGACCCCATGTGGCTGCTCTTGTTCCCCGAAGGCACGAATCTTTCCAATAATGGGCGTAGAAAGTCGGCTGGCTGGGCTGCCAAGAACGACCTTAAGGATCCAGACCATGTCATGCTTCCACGAAGTACTGGCATGTTCTTTTGCCTGAATGAGCTCAAGGGAAGCATTGACTACGTCTACGACTGCACGGTCGCATATGAGGGAATTCC CCGAGGTGGATTCGGTGAGGAATATTTTGGTTTGGTGAGCACCTACTTTCAAGGTCGGGCCCCTAAGTCGGTCAACTTCCACTGGCGCCGCTTCAAAATCAGCGATATGCCCCTTCACGACCAGAAGGCCTTTGAGCTCTGGTTGCGTGAGGAGTGGTACAAGAAGGATGCGCTCATGGAAGAGTACCTGACAACCGGTCGATTCCCCCGTATGGCTGGTAGCAAGATCGACTACATCGAGACCGAGGTCAAGACTCGAAAGCCCTGGGAGATTCTTCAGATCTGTGCGGTTGTTGGTACCGCTGCGTTAATCTGgcacaacatcaagaagtcCTTCTCGACTGTGTCATCCGCGTTTCGTTGA
- a CDS encoding related to putative tartrate transporter: MDRTTNGDDGVEKQAEFNHLDQAPSKVSSEIDHDHGFTQEEQRSIIRRIDRRLVVTVGAMYCVSLMDRTNMSAANIAGMSVELQLTGFRYNIANLVFFIPYVIFQPPSTVLIRKIGPRIHLALITMMWGAVMVGMGFVKKFPQLAALRAVLGFFEAGFFPSCVYLLSTWYTRYEVGKRYSVFYLLGCVASAFSGILAYGLMQLNGRENLTGWRWICIIEGTLTIALGIAGYWLLVDFPDSKRKTWSFLGSRERQWVVDRIRRDRGDTEVPPFQFSKFIRGGADWKVWAYAMIFFDTTTISYALAYTLPIILVGNMGFSVGAAQCLVAPPYAFAGIVMFATAWVGDKYHVRGPMILFNMLLCLIGLPIMGWAESANVRYFGVFLVTAGANSNIPTAMSFQANNIRGQWKRAFCSATLVGFGGFGGIAGSLVFREQDKLTGYKPGMWACIACCLVTVILVCLCDLDFKRQNAKADRGEKVLEAHDEGASADFRYTY, from the exons ATGGATCGAACTACCAATGGTGACGACGGCGTCGAGAAGCAGGCCGAGTTCAATCATCTCGATCAGGCTCCTAGCAAGGTCAGCTCTGAGATCGATCACGACCATGGCTTCACGCAGGAGGAGCAGCGCAGCATCATTCGACGAATTGATCGTCGACTCGTCGTGACTGTTGGTGCCATGTATTGTGTTTCGCTTATGGATCGAACCAATATGAGTGCTGCCAACATTGCGGGCATGAGTGTTGAACTGCAACTCACTGGCTTCCGATAC AACATCGCCaacttggtcttcttcatcccctACGTCATCTTTCAGCCACCTTCGACTGTCCTCATCCGCAAAATCGGTCCCCGTATTCATCTGGCTCTCATCACTATGATGTGGGGTGCTGTCATGGTTGGTATGGGATTCGTCAAGAAGTTCCCTCAGCTTGCAGCTCTCCGAGCGGTTCTTGGTTTCTTCGAGGCTGGTTTCTTCCCCAGCTGTGTCTATCTTCTCAGCACATGGTACACTCGAT ATGAGGTTGGAAAGCGATACTCTGTCTTCTATCTTCTTGGTTGCGTCGCTTCTGCTTTCTCTGGTATTCTCGCCTATGGT CTCATGCAACTCAACGGTCGAGAGAATCTCACTGGCTGGCGCTGGATTTGCATCATCGAAGGTACTCTCACAATCGCCCTCGGTATTGCTGGATACTGGCTCCTCGTCGACTTCCCCGACTCCAAGCGCAAGACGTGGTCGTTCCTCGGTAGCCGTGAGCGCCAATGGGTCGTCGATCGTATCCGCCGTGATCGTGGCGACACTGAGGTTCCTCCCTTCCAGTTCAGCAAGTTCATTCGAGGCGGTGCCGACTGGAAGGTTTGGGCCTATGCTATGATCTTCTTCgataccaccaccatcagCTACGCTCTTGCTTACACCCTccccatcatcctcgtcggaAACATGGGTTTCAGCGTCGGAGCAGCTCAGTGTCTCGTTGCGCCTCCCTATGCTTTTGCCGGTATCGTCATGTTCGCAACTGCTTGGGTCGGTGACAAGTATCACGTCCGAGGCCCCATGATCCTCTTCAACATGCTTCTCTGTCTCATCGGACTCCCCATCATGGGTTGGGCTGAGAGTGCCAATGTCCGCTACTTCggtgtcttcctcgtcaccGCCGGtgccaacagcaacatcccAACTGCCATGTCCTTCCAGGCCAACAACATCCGCGGTCAGTGGAAGCGAGCTTTCTGCAGCGCTACTCTCGTCGGCTTTGGTGGTTTTGGCGGTATTGCGGGCAGTCTGGTGTTCCGCGAGCAGGACAAGCTCACGGGGTACAAGCCTGGTATGTGGGCTTGCATCGCCTGCTGTCTCGTCACTGTCATCCTCGTCTGTCTCTGTGACTTGGATTTCAAGAGGCAGAATGCCAAGGCCGATCGGGGTGAGAAGGTGTTGGAGGCCCATGAT GAGGGCGCTTCTGCCGATTTCCGCTATACTTACTAA
- a CDS encoding related to oxidoreductase, producing MSGKTFNVGVVGYGMSAKIFHIPFLTQTPQFKLHAIVQRSPKEGNSAPADYPDIKHYTDYKDLFADSAVDLVVISTPPNNHFELTKAALEAGKHVLTEKPFVPTSAEADKLIEIAKKNGKLLIVYQNRRWDADFVTLKKIISEGTLGRIVQFDNHFDRYRLVPSKNWKLDLPLSQGGSALYDLGTHLIDQAYVLFGKPQSVHGRLLSQREGKFDFENPDGVSAELTYPDGLLVNIRISVLSAELEQPRFWVRGTKGSFRKLGLDTQEDALKAGAKATDADFGKEDPARYKLVVVDDNEKAKEQTISSIETPTYKAFYAQLGKAVESGKEEDVPVKASEARDVLQIIEGVFESAKTGKDVTFA from the exons ATGAGCGGGAAAACATTCAACGTTGGTGTCGTGGGTTATGG CATGTCTGCCAAAATCTTCCACATCCCCTTCCTCACTCAAACTCCCCAGTTCAAACTCCACGCAATCGTTCAGCGCTCTCCCAAAGAGGGCAACTCAGCACCTGCTGACTACCCTGATATCAAGCACTACACAGACTACAAGGATCTCTTCGCCGACTCTGCAGTCGATCTTGTCGTCATCAGCACTCCCCCCAACAACCACTTTGAGCTCACCAAAGCTGCTCTCGAGGCTGGGAAGCATGTCTTGACTGAGAAGCCTTTTGTTCCTACCTCTGCTGAGGCCGATAAGCTTATTGAgattgccaagaagaacggAAAGCTCCTTATTGTTTATCAGAACAGACGGTGGGATGCTGACTTTGTTACCCTCAAGAAGATTATCTCTGAGGGCACCCTTGGACGTATCGTTCAGTTCGATAACCACTTTGATCGTTATCGTCTTGTGCCCTCCAAGAACTGGAAGTTGGACCTCCCCCTTTCTCAAGGTGGAAGCGCTCTATACGACCTGGGAACCCATCTCATTGATCAAGCCTACGTTCTTTTCGGCAAGCCTCAGTCCGTCCATGGCCGTCTTCTCTCTCAACGAGAAGGCAAGTTCGACTTTGAGAACCCAGACGGTGTGTCAGCAGAGTTGACCTACCCCGACGGTCTCCTCGTCAACATCCGCATCAGCGTCCTCAGCGCCGAACTCGAGCAGCCTCGCTTCTGGGTCCGCGGCACAAAGGGAAGTTTCCGCAAGCTCGGTCTCGACACACAAGAAGATGCGCTCAAGGCTGGTGCGAAGGCTACTGATGCGGACTTTGGAAAGGAGGACCCTGCTCGGTATAAGTTGGTTGTCGTTGATGACAacgagaaggccaaggaacAGACTATTTCATCCATCGAGACGCCTACCTACAAGGCTTTCTATGCTCAGCTTGGTAAGGCTGTTGAGAGTggaaaggaggaggatgttcCTGTGAAGGCATCTGAGGCGAGGGATGTTTTGCAAATTATTGAAGGTGTTTTTGAGAGtgccaagactggcaagGATGTCACTTTTGCTTAG
- a CDS encoding related to glutathione S-transferase has product MAFNKASQFTIFRGPGKPTAFPWSPFVIKLEARLRFAGVSYRVAEGSPKTAPRGKIPYIEAEGETLSDSTFIIKRFIDESLIPDLNASLTPVQKAQDLAFRALLEEKVYFYGTREKWCDNYYTMRSSIFASMPWLLQVVIGYLAARANARTAYGQGTGRLADEEVNELREEVWESIEALLAEARMRKKGDGPFWALGGDKPTEVDATIFGFIASSLICEAAPTSAAIMRKHSSLMEYAGRIHERYFPDYERWD; this is encoded by the exons ATGGCATTCAACAAAGCCTCACAATTCACCATCTTTCGTGGCCCTGGAAAGCCAACCGCTTTTCCATGGTCCCCCTTCGTCATCAAACTCGAAGCTCGTCTTCGCTTCGCCGGCGTGTCCTACAGGGTAGCCGAAGGATCGCCGAAAACTGCACCACGAGGAAAGATCCCGTAcattgaagctgaaggcGAGACTTTGAGCGATTCGACGTTCATTATCAAACGCTTTATCGACGAGAGTCTAATTCCTGATCTTAATGCAAGCTTGACGCCTGTTCAGAAAGCACAGGATCTTGCATTCAGAGCTCTTTTGGAGGAAAAGGTTTACTTTTACGGTACTCGCGAGAAATGGTGCGATAATTATTATACCATGCGCTCCAGCATTTTTGCTTCTATGCCATGGCTTCTACAAGTTGTTATAGGATATTTGGCAGCTCGTGCAAATGCAAGGACTGCGTATGGGCAAGGAACAGGCCGTttggcagatgaagaagttAACGAGTTGAGAGAGGAAGTGTGGGAGAGCATTGAGGCTTTACTGGCGGAGGCGAGGATGCGGAAGAAGGGTGATGGACCGTTTTGGgctcttggtggtgataaGCCTACAGAGGTTGATGCGACGATCTTTGGGTTCATTGCTTCATCGTTGATTTGCGAAGC AGCTCCGACTTCAGCGGCTATAATGAGGAAGCATTCGAGTTTGATGGAGTACGCCGGGAGGATTCATGAGAGGTATTTTCCTGATTATGAACGATGGGATTGA
- a CDS encoding related to 5`-nucleotidase precursor — MKSSITLGALALAGLVSAEDVLYSKRLTKRFVDDDGHYNMSFFHVNDVHAHLDEFAKSGTDCVDPKKGCFGGYARIKHTVDGLRKDHPDNLWLNAGDEFQGTLFYSFYGPSKIAENLNTLKFDAMTLGNHEWDGGDEELGEFLQNLTFPVVSCNVKSEYEGLNKTIKNYQIFKEHDLAVIGVTTDTTPGISKVGNKTTFLDPITEVQKSVWEIRNTTDINRIVALTHIGYDVDKELAAKTEGLSLIIGGHSHTLLGDMEKAEGDYPTIVKDINGDEVFIVTAYRWGEYLGSIDLTFDKDGKALEYHGAPIHLTNQTEMDKALNKTIKGWRAPFEEFAAEVVGNTKAELDQSTCQQGDCLLGQVMADAMLEYRLNQSRNDDDKPAFAFINAGGVRATIDEGNITRGEVLTSFPFGNAIVELTFTGAELKEVFEGAVTGVNQKNKKEITSWFQVSKGLKIEYNPDNKNGSKLVNATLNGEAFEDKTKYRVVTLDFLAGGGDNFFSIDAKNLATLDSQDEVLIGYLDAHNPLDPKLEERVVETNATSSEDAEQGEAKGKGGSAGGDGNAASGVHASILSAVFGVAMVLFTM; from the exons ATGAAGTCGTCAATTACTCTGGGTGCTCTCGCTCTAGCGGGCTTGGTCTCTGCTGAGGATGTCCTGTACAGCAAGCGATTGACCAAGCGAttcgtcgatgatgatgggcaCTATAACATGT CTTTCTTTCACGTCAACGACGTCCACGCGCATCTCGACGAATTCGCAAAGTCGGGCACTGACTGCGTGGATCCCAAGAAGGGCTGCTTCGGTGGTTACGCGCGCATAAAGCACACAGTCGATGGGCTTCGAAAAGATCACCCTGATAATCTGTGGCTCAATGCAGGTGATGAGTTCCAAGGCACGCTGTTCTACTCGTTCTACGGTCCGTCCAAGATTGCCGAGAACCTTAACACCTTGAAGTTCGATGCCATGACGCTTGGTAACCATGAGTGGGATGGCGGCGACGAGGAGCTTGGCGAGTTTCTCCAGAACCTGACGTTCCCCGTCGTCTCGTGCAATGTCAAGAGTGAATACGAGGGACTGAACAAGACGATCAAGAATTACCAGATCTTCAAGGAGCATGACCTGGCTGTTATCGGCGTCACCACTGATACCACGCCTGGCATCTCGAAAGTCGGAAACAAGACTACCTTCCTTGACCCCATCACTGAAGTGCAAAAGTCTGTCTGGGAGATCCGAAACACGACTGACATCAACCGCATTGTCGCCCTCACCCACATTGGCTACGATGTCGACAAGGAACTTGCCGCAAAGACCGAGGGTCTgtccctcatcatcggcggtCACAGCCACACTCTTCTCGGCGACATGGAAAAGGCGGAGGGCGACTATCCCACGATAGTCAAGGACATCAACGGAGACGAAGTCTTTATTGTCACTGCCTACCGATGGGGTGAATATCTCGGCTCAATCGATCTAACTTTCGACAAGGACGGCAAAGCCCTCGAATACCACGGTGCTCCTATCCACCTCACCAACCAGACCGAGATGGACAAGGCTCTCAACAAGACTATTAAGGGGTGGCGCGCTCCTTTTGAGGAGTTCGCTGCTGAGGTTGTCGGAAACACAAAGGCTGAGCTTGACCAGTCAACTTGCCAACAGGGAGACTGTCTTCTCGGCCAAGTCATGGCTGACGCAATGCTCGAGTACCGTCTTAACCAGAGCCgcaacgacgacgacaagcCCGCTTTTGCATTCATCAACGCCGGCGGAGTTCGCGCCACCATCGACGAGGGAAACATCACCCGCGGTGAAGTTCTCACTTCGTTCCCCTTCGGCAACGCAATCGTGGAGCTCACTTTCACCGGCgctgagctcaaggaagTTTTCGAAGGAGCAGTAACAGGCGTTAaccaaaagaacaagaaggaaatcACATCGTGGTTCCAGGTTTCGAAGGGTCTGAAGATCGAGTACAACCCCGACAACAAGAACGGCTCAAAGCTCGTCAACGCAACTCTCAACGGTGAAGCTTTCGAAGATAAGACAAAGTATCGCGTCGTCACTCTCGATTTCCTTGCTGGAGGCGGTGACAACTTCTTCAGTATCGATGCTAAGAACCTGGCTACTCTCGATTCGCAGGATGAGGTTCTCATTGGGTATCTTGATGCGCATAACCCTCTTGATCCTAAACTGGAGGAGCGTGTTGTTGAGACGAATGCCACGAGCAGTGAGGACGCTGAGCAGGGTGAGGCAAAGGGCAAGGGCGGAAGTGCAGGAGGAGATGGGAATGCGGCCAGTGGTGTTCACGCCTCGATCTTGAGTGCTGTGTTCGGTGTCGCGATGGTTCTGTTCACGATGTAA
- a CDS encoding probable lysophospholipase, with protein sequence MAISSGLALLLAASAALNPVTAAPSSKSTLFATAHIVERMEAVDDAFVAISNSDFSPRSVSKRGTPQAPDGYVPSKVDCPSTRPTIRNGSSISSMERDWIPKRRNETIAPMRTLLKRLAIPGFDSEEYLKDAETDPTALPNIGIAISGGGYRAMLCGAGALAAWDIRSDGSDKDGNLGGLLQSATYLSGLSGGGWLVGSLMMNNFTSVQESVNYPGIWQLENSILEGPESYSLLQYYNTIFDAVSDKKDAGYERSLTDYWGRMLSYQLINATDGGPAYTWSSLADDPDFSEGKAPMPIIVADGRAPNETIISLNATNFEFTPWELGSYDPVLQGFVPLKYVGSEFDNGKLPKDKSCIAGFDNAGFVMGTSSSLFNQIVLYLNEDDNNYVPDGVPDIAVEAVTSVLKAIGSDNNDIADWTPNPFKGWNDEHNLSADSERLTLVDGGEDLQNIPYYPHIRKDREVDVVFSFDSSADTDYGWPNGASPIATYERSLTNISEGSSFPSVPGKNTFLNLGLNTRPTFFGCNATNMTDPSPLIVYIPNYPYVYSSNISTFQMSINTSELSAIIENGYAVATMLNGTRDKDWPICVGCAMLSRSFDRTNTTVPDKCQECFTNYCWNGTLDEREPSEYNPTFIGEQIEVESSASKASSAFIAIGAIAGFMLAI encoded by the exons ATGGCCATTTCTTCGGGCCTCGCCCTTTTGCTGGCTGCCAGTGCCGCATTGAATCCCGTCACTGCTGCGCCTTCGAGTAAGTCGACACTCTTCGCGACCGCGCATATCGTCGAGCGCATGGAAGCTG TTGACGACGCTTTTGTCGCCATCTCCAATTCAGATTTCTCTCCCCGATCAGTATCAAAACGAGGCACGCCTCAAGCCCCCGATGGCTACGTACCCTCCAAAGTCGATTGCCCCAGTACACGACCGACGATCCGAAATGGCTCTTCAATCTCGAGCATGGAGCGCGACTGGATCCCGAAGCGTCGCAACGAAACCATAGCCCCTATGCGAACCCTTTTGAAGCGTCTAGCGATTCCCGGTTTCGACAGCGAGGAGTACCTCAAAGATGCTGAGACAGATCCTACTGCCCTTCCAAATATTGGTATTGCTATCTCTGGAGGTGGCTACCGCGCTATGCTTTGCGGTGCTGGCGCGCTGGCAGCTTGGGATATTCGTTCTGATGGAAGCGACAAGGATGGAAATCTTGGTGGACTTCTACAAAGTGCGACATATCTTTCTGGTCTCTCCGGCGGTGGATGGCTTGTGGGCagtttgatgatgaacaaCTTTACTTCTGTCCAGGAGAGCGTGAACTATCCCGGAATTTGGCAGTTGGAGAATTCGATCCTTGAGGGCCCTGAGAGTTACTCTCTTCTCCAGTACTACAATACTATTTTCGACGCTGTCTCCGATAAGAAGGATGCTGGTTATGAACGATCTCTGACGGATTACTGGGGCCGCATGCTGTCGTACCAGCTGATTAACGCTACGGATGGTGGCCCTGCATATACATGGTCTTCCCTTGCCGACGATCCTGACTTCTCTGAGGGCAAGGCCCCTATGCCAATCATCGTTGCGGATGGTCGTGCGCCAAACGAGACTATTATCAGTCTTAACGCGACCAACTTCGAGTTCACCCCCTGGGAGCTTGGATCTTACGACCCCGTTCTCCAAGGCTTCGTTCCTCTCAAGTACGTCGGTTCCGAGTTCGACAACGGCAAGCTACCCAAGGACAAGTCCTGCATTGCTGGTTTTGACAACGCTGGCTTTGTCATGGGAACTTCTAGCAGTCTTTTCAACCAGATCGTTCTGTATCTCAATGAAGACGACAACAACTACGTTCCTGACGGTGTTCCGGATATCGCCGTCGAGGCCGTAACCTCTGTTCTCAAAGCTATTGGCTCTGACAACAACGACATTGCTGACTGGACTCCTAACCCCTTCAAGGGCTGGAACGATGAACATAACCTGAGCGCCGATTCCGAGCGACTCACCCTCGTCGATGGCGGTGAAGACCTTCAGAACATCCCTTACTATCCTCACATCCGAAAAGACCGTGAGGTCGATGTCGTCTTCTCCTTCGACTCTTCCGCCGACACTGACTACGGCTGGCCCAATGGTGCATCTCCCATCGCCACCTACGAGCGCTCTCTGACCAACATCTCAGAGGGCTCATCATTCCCCTCTGTCCCTGGTAAGAACACATTCCTCAACCTGGGCCTCAACACCCGCCCAACCTTCTTCGGCTGCAACGCAACCAACATGACCGACCCCTCACCCCTCATCGTCTACATCCCCAACTACCCCTACGTCTACTCCTCCAATATCTCCACCTTCCAAATGAGCATCAACACCTCCGAGCTCTCCGCCATCATCGAGAACGGCTACGCTGTAGCCACCATGCTCAACGGCACGCGCGACAAGGACTGGCCCATCTGCGTTGGCTGCGCAATGCTCTCTCGTAGCTTCGACCGCACAAACACCACTGTTCCTGATAAGTGTCAGGAATGCTTCACGAATTACTGCTGGAACGGAACTCTTGATGAACGAGAGCCGAGCGAGTATAACCCTACTTTCATCGGCGAGCAGATCGAGGTGGAAAGCTCAGCGTCAAAGGCCAGCAGTGCTTTTATCGCCATTGGAGCTATTGCAGGATTTATGCTCGCCATTTAA